In the genome of Nymphaea colorata isolate Beijing-Zhang1983 chromosome 9, ASM883128v2, whole genome shotgun sequence, one region contains:
- the LOC116261330 gene encoding subtilisin-like protease SBT1.3, with protein MAIPGARWLWLNLAFFFYLTAVSSSVSTYDTPWKTFVIHTDKSQLPEGFATHLDWYSYTLNSIVDEPGLENGIERIIYNYHNAFHGFAARLTEEEAVRLGDQRGVLAVFPETVYHLHTTRSPEFLGLDPGLRGSRDIWSSLKSRRDVIIGVLDTGIWPESQSFNDSGLPARPARWKGACETGRGFTTSHCNQKIIGARIFFSGYEAGTGIINDRDEYKSPRDQDGHGTHTAATVAGVPVPGANLLGYASGTARGMAPRARVAVYKVCWTNGCFSSDILSAIDQAVADGVDVLSISLGGSVSAYYRDTLSIASFGAMEKGVFVSCSAGNGGPGASSLTNVSPWIATIGASTMDRDFPSHVKLGDGRILSGVSLYKGRRVLSPDKQYPLVYMGNNMSSPLPSALCMTGSLDPHIVAGKIVLCDRGINPRVEKGLVVKEAGGIGMILANADANGEELVADSHLLPATAVGAALGKEIRRYMQTSPRPTATLSFSGTNLGIRPSPVVAAFSSRGPNTLTPEVLKPDMIAPGVNILAAWSEQAPPTSLAQDRRRVKFNILSGTSMSCPHVSGIAALLKSVHPEWSPAAIKSALMTTAYIHDSTHNPIRDAASNSPSSPYQHGAGHINPSKALDPGLLYDISPQDYFDFLCSIKLTPAELRMFAKSSNLSCHHGRKSPADLNYPAISVVLTEPPAPSVLTVQRTVTNVGNPNSRYYVAIAPIKGVTIKVAPKTLVFTKKYQKLSYEVTFTTTAQQPAPQFGALIWSDGVHDVRSPVIVSWMPPL; from the coding sequence ATGGCTATACCAGGAGCCCGATGGCTATGGCTGAACCTGGCTTTTTTCTTCTATCTCACTGCTGTTTCTTCTTCAGTTTCTACTTACGATACGCCATGGAAGACATTCGTTATCCATACAGACAAGTCCCAATTACCAGAGGGCTTTGCCACGCATCTCGATTGGTACTCCTACACCCTAAACTCCATAGTGGACGAGCCAGGGCTTGAAAATGGCATCGAAAGGATCATCTACAACTACCACAACGCCTTCCATGGTTTCGCCGCCAGGCTAACCGAGGAAGAAGCGGTGAGACTGGGAGACCAACGCGGCGTTCTGGCCGTGTTCCCGGAAACTGTCTACCACCTTCACACGACCAGGAGCCCAGAGTTCCTCGGCCTGGATCCGGGACTGAGAGGAAGCAGAGACATTTGGTCCTCCCTCAAATCTCGCCGCGATGTGATAATTGGGGTGCTTGACACCGGAATATGGCCCGAAAGCCAGAGCTTCAACGACAGCGGGTTGCCTGCCCGGCCTGCCCGCTGGAAGGGCGCCTGCGAGACTGGCCGCGGCTTCACTACCAGCCACTGCAACCAGAAGATCATCGGCGCTCGGATTTTCTTCAGCGGCTATGAAGCAGGCACAGGCATCATCAACGACAGAGATGAGTACAAGTCGCCAAGGGATCAAGATGGACATGGCACTCACACCGCTGCCACAGTGGCAGGTGTCCCGGTGCCAGGCGCCAACCTGCTCGGCTACGCCTCCGGAACCGCTAGAGGCATGGCGCCTAGAGCCAGAGTGGCGGTTTATAAGGTCTGTTGGACCAACGGTTGCTTCAGTTCGGACATACTTTCCGCCATCGACCAGGCGGTTGCCGATGGCGTCGACGTGCTTTCCATTTCGCTCGGTGGCAGTGTCTCTGCCTACTATAGGGACACCCTGTCCATCGCTTCTTTTGGAGCCATGGAGAAGGGGGTCTTCGTCTCGTGTTCCGCGGGCAATGGAGGACCTGGTGCCAGTAGCCTAACCAACGTCTCCCCATGGATTGCAACCATTGGAGCCAGCACCATGGATAGAGATTTTCCGTCACATGTGAAATTGGGCGACGGCCGGATCTTATCCGGTGTGTCCCTTTACAAGGGCAGGCGCGTTCTCTCCCCCGATAAGCAGTACCCTTTAGTGTACATGGGCAACAATATGAGTAGTCCCCTCCCGAGCGCTCTGTGTATGACCGGGTCGCTAGACCCCCACATTGTAGCCGGCAAGATTGTACTCTGCGACAGAGGAATCAATCCGAGGGTGGAGAAAGGTCTGGTGGTGAAGGAAGCGGGCGGCATTGGCATGATCCTGGCTAACGCTGACGCAAATGGGGAAGAGCTTGTGGCGGATAGCCACCTTCTTCCCGCCACGGCTGTCGGCGCAGCACTCGGCAAGGAGATCAGGCGATACATGCAGACAAGTCCACGTCCTACAGCCACGCTGTCCTTTTCCGGCACCAATTTGGGGATCAGACCGTCTCCTGTTGTTGCTGCATTCTCATCAAGAGGTCCCAACACCCTTACTCCAGAAGTACTGAAACCAGATATGATCGCGCCGGGGGTTAACATCCTCGCAGCTTGGAGCGAACAGGCCCCACCGACCAGCCTGGCGCAGGACCGCCGGCGGGTGAAGTTCAACATCCTCTCCGGTACCTCAATGTCCTGCCCTCACGTCAGCGGCATAGCTGCATTGCTAAAGTCCGTTCATCCGGAATGGAGTCCAGCAGCCATTAAATCTGCTCTCATGACTACTGCATATATTCATGATAGCACCCATAACCCCATCAGGGACGCTGCATCGAACTCTCCTTCAAGCCCCTATCAGCATGGTGCTGGCCATATAAACCCGTCGAAGGCTTTAGATCCAGGCCTACTTTATGACATAAGCCCACAAGATTACTTTGATTTCCTCTGTTCAATCAAACTAACGCCTGCTGAGCTTAGAATGTTTGCTAAGTCGTCCAACCTATCCTGCCACCACGGTCGGAAGTCTCCTGCAGATCTCAACTATCCGGCCATCTCTGTCGTACTAACAGAGCCTCCTGCTCCTTCTGTTCTCACCGTTCAACGGACAGTTACTAATGTGGGCAACCCCAATTCCAGATACTATGTGGCCATCGCTCCGATCAAAGGTGTAACCATCAAAGTGGCACCCAAAACTTTGGTGTTCACCAAAAAGTACCAGAAGCTATCGTATGAAGTGACATTCACCACGACTGCACAGCAGCCGGCACCACAATTTGGTGCCTTGATATGGAGTGATGGAGTTCATGACGTTCGAAGCCCAGTGATTGTTTCATGGATGCCACCACTTTAA